From Butyricimonas paravirosa, one genomic window encodes:
- the uvrA gene encoding excinuclease ABC subunit UvrA, with protein MSKQSIELKGVRVHNLKNIDLNIKLNQFVVITGVSGSGKSSLAFDTLYAEGQRRYVESLSSYARQFLGRLNKPECDYIKGIPPAVAIEQKVNTSNPRSTVGTSTELYDYIKLLYARIGKTYSPISGEEVKRHSVDDIYSYILEGHTDQTVVIMAKLAETTNENLPLLISQGFSRIKYGDEFIRISDLIEKNIPVDTSKEMFLVIDRTRINDEKDTVSRIKDSVETALYEGNGTCYIDIDGVTRSFSNKFEADGIEFQIPTINTFSFNSPIGACPKCEGYGKILGIDEDLVVPNKSLSVYDDAVMCWRGEKMSEWKHFFVQHAHKINFPVHTPYFELTAKEKDLLWNSENGIYAFFEYLESKKFKIQNRVMIARYTGKTKCPVCHGTRLKKEATYVKINNRSITELVDMPISELKVYFDHLQLSEHDKTIAARVLPDIHNRIDFLLDVGLGYLTLNRLSSSLSGGESQRINLATSLGSALVGSLYILDEPSIGLHSRDTDRLIQVLHRLRDIGNTVVVVEHDEDIIKAADEIIDVGPLAGRLGGEIVYQGTLKNLKKADTLTADYIYGKKNIPVPAKRRKSNRYILLSGATENNLKNIDVKIPLGIMTAVTGVSGSGKSTLIKTILVPALKKYYGDYSDRTGSFNRLSGDVDSIHGVEFIDQNPIGKSSRSNPVTYLKAWDDIRKIFADEKLSKLNGFKPAHFSFNVPGGRCEECQGEGIIKVEMQFMADVYLECEHCKGKRFKDEVLEVKYKGLNIYDILEMTVNQAVEFFSSGTSHSERSIVSKLQKLIDVGLGYIKLGQASSTLSGGESQRVKLAYHLSQENAEPTLFVFDEPTTGLHFHDIHKLMDSLNALIERGHTVLIIEHNMDVIKCADNIIDLGPEGGSEGGYLVFEGTPEELITCEASYTGKYLAEKLQENK; from the coding sequence ATGAGTAAGCAGAGCATTGAGTTGAAAGGAGTACGGGTTCACAACCTGAAAAATATAGATCTGAATATCAAGTTAAACCAGTTTGTCGTGATTACCGGAGTTTCCGGAAGTGGTAAATCTTCACTGGCTTTTGACACGTTATATGCAGAAGGACAAAGACGTTACGTTGAAAGCTTGTCTTCCTATGCGCGTCAGTTTTTGGGAAGATTGAATAAACCGGAATGTGACTACATTAAAGGAATCCCGCCTGCCGTGGCGATCGAGCAAAAAGTGAATACCTCGAACCCGCGTTCAACCGTGGGGACATCCACGGAACTTTACGATTATATCAAACTGTTGTATGCCAGAATCGGTAAAACCTACTCCCCTATTTCGGGTGAAGAAGTTAAGCGTCATAGCGTGGATGATATTTACTCGTATATTTTGGAAGGGCATACCGATCAGACGGTTGTTATCATGGCAAAATTAGCCGAGACAACAAATGAAAATCTTCCTCTTTTGATTAGTCAGGGATTCTCGCGAATAAAATACGGAGATGAGTTTATACGAATTTCCGACTTGATCGAGAAAAATATTCCGGTAGACACTTCGAAAGAGATGTTTCTCGTGATAGACCGGACCCGGATAAATGACGAGAAAGACACGGTATCCCGGATCAAGGATTCCGTTGAGACGGCTCTTTACGAGGGAAACGGTACTTGCTACATTGATATTGATGGAGTAACACGTTCGTTCTCAAATAAATTCGAGGCCGATGGTATTGAATTCCAAATACCGACCATTAACACGTTCAGCTTTAACTCCCCCATCGGAGCTTGTCCGAAATGTGAGGGATACGGGAAGATACTCGGGATCGACGAGGATCTCGTGGTCCCCAACAAATCATTAAGTGTTTACGATGATGCGGTTATGTGCTGGCGGGGAGAAAAAATGAGCGAGTGGAAACATTTTTTCGTACAACACGCTCACAAGATAAATTTTCCGGTACATACCCCTTATTTTGAGCTGACGGCCAAGGAGAAAGATCTTCTTTGGAATAGTGAAAACGGGATATACGCATTTTTTGAATACCTAGAGTCCAAAAAGTTTAAAATACAGAACCGTGTAATGATTGCCCGATACACGGGAAAGACCAAATGTCCGGTGTGTCACGGGACTCGTTTGAAAAAAGAAGCCACGTACGTGAAAATAAACAACCGGTCCATCACGGAACTCGTGGATATGCCCATCTCGGAACTGAAAGTCTATTTTGACCATCTTCAGTTATCCGAACACGATAAGACGATTGCCGCACGAGTCCTTCCGGATATTCATAACCGGATTGATTTTCTATTGGATGTTGGTCTTGGATACTTGACGCTAAATCGTCTATCCTCTTCATTATCCGGTGGAGAGTCGCAACGTATCAATCTGGCGACTTCGTTGGGTTCAGCTCTTGTCGGTTCCTTGTATATCTTGGATGAGCCGAGTATCGGGTTACATTCCCGGGATACGGATCGCTTGATACAGGTACTTCATCGTCTTCGTGATATTGGTAACACCGTGGTAGTAGTCGAACATGACGAGGATATTATTAAAGCCGCGGATGAAATTATTGATGTTGGTCCCTTGGCCGGGAGATTGGGTGGAGAAATCGTGTACCAGGGAACACTGAAAAACTTGAAGAAAGCGGACACTCTTACGGCAGATTATATATATGGAAAAAAGAATATTCCTGTTCCGGCAAAAAGGAGAAAATCAAATCGTTACATACTCCTTTCCGGTGCCACAGAAAATAACCTTAAGAATATTGATGTCAAAATTCCTTTGGGGATAATGACAGCCGTGACCGGGGTCAGTGGGTCAGGCAAGAGTACATTGATCAAGACAATTCTGGTTCCAGCTTTGAAAAAATATTATGGAGACTATTCCGACCGTACAGGAAGTTTCAACCGCTTGAGCGGGGACGTGGATTCTATTCATGGAGTGGAATTTATTGACCAGAATCCGATTGGTAAATCTTCTCGTTCTAACCCGGTTACTTACCTGAAAGCGTGGGATGATATACGTAAAATATTTGCTGACGAAAAATTATCTAAATTGAACGGGTTCAAGCCGGCTCATTTTTCTTTCAACGTACCGGGAGGTCGCTGTGAAGAATGTCAGGGGGAAGGAATCATCAAGGTCGAGATGCAATTTATGGCAGATGTCTACTTGGAATGTGAACATTGTAAAGGAAAACGTTTCAAGGATGAAGTTCTGGAAGTAAAATACAAGGGCCTGAATATATACGATATTTTAGAGATGACCGTGAACCAGGCAGTTGAATTTTTCTCTTCCGGGACAAGTCATAGTGAGCGCAGTATCGTTAGCAAACTGCAAAAATTAATCGATGTAGGTTTGGGATATATAAAATTAGGCCAGGCATCCAGCACGTTGAGCGGTGGAGAGAGCCAGCGAGTAAAACTGGCTTACCATCTTAGCCAGGAAAACGCGGAACCTACCCTTTTCGTGTTTGATGAACCGACCACGGGATTACATTTTCATGATATTCATAAATTGATGGATTCTCTGAATGCCTTGATAGAGCGAGGACACACGGTACTAATTATTGAACACAACATGGATGTGATCAAATGTGCCGATAATATTATAGATTTGGGACCGGAAGGAGGAAGTGAAGGCGGGTATCTCGTTTTCGAGGGTACACCGGAGGAATTGATAACGTGTGAAGCCTCTTATACCGGGAAATATCTTGCAGAGAAATTGCAGGAGAATAAATAA
- a CDS encoding dihydroorotate dehydrogenase electron transfer subunit gives MKKLIDFTVTENKRLNHDTILLVLHSDELPEIQPGQFVNVRVDHSPSTFLRRPISVHDVDESRGLLYLFIKIVGCGTSTLGELQIGDKVNVMLPLGNHFSIPTSGRPLLIGGGCGVAPMLHLSRIMKAQGLSPIVLIGTRTDKDILRKEEYEKYATVYYTTEDGSFGEKGYVTQHSVLKEKFDHIYCCGPEVMMKAVAGYANQNNINCEVSLENTMACGIGVCLCCVTDTKEGHKCVCTEGPIFNIKDLKWQI, from the coding sequence ATGAAGAAGTTAATAGATTTCACTGTTACTGAGAACAAAAGATTAAATCACGACACCATTTTGCTGGTGTTACATTCGGATGAATTGCCTGAAATTCAGCCGGGACAATTCGTGAACGTGCGGGTGGATCATTCTCCCTCGACTTTTTTAAGAAGACCGATCTCCGTGCATGACGTGGATGAATCACGCGGGTTACTTTACCTTTTTATCAAAATCGTGGGATGTGGAACATCAACTTTGGGCGAACTACAAATTGGTGATAAAGTGAACGTGATGCTACCTCTTGGTAATCATTTTTCTATCCCGACTTCCGGTAGACCTTTGCTTATCGGTGGTGGTTGCGGGGTGGCTCCCATGTTGCATTTGTCCCGGATCATGAAAGCACAGGGTTTATCGCCTATCGTGTTGATTGGTACCCGAACAGATAAAGATATTCTTCGGAAAGAAGAGTACGAAAAATATGCCACGGTATACTATACAACTGAAGATGGTTCCTTCGGGGAAAAAGGATATGTCACGCAACATTCTGTTTTGAAAGAAAAATTTGATCATATCTATTGTTGTGGTCCGGAAGTGATGATGAAAGCAGTTGCGGGGTATGCGAACCAGAATAACATCAATTGTGAAGTATCCTTGGAAAACACGATGGCTTGCGGTATTGGAGTATGCCTCTGTTGTGTAACCGACACGAAAGAAGGTCACAAATGCGTGTGTACGGAAGGTCCTATTTTCAATATAAAAGATTTAAAATGGCAGATTTAA
- a CDS encoding dihydroorotate dehydrogenase, with translation MADLNININGLPLKNPVLTASGTFGYGTEFQDFIDLERLGGFIVKGTTLKHREGNPYPRMAETPSGMLNAVGLQNKGVDYFIEHIYPTIKDINNNILVNVSGSTISDYVATAEKINALDHIPAIELNISCPNVKEGGMAFGTSCVSAAEVVKEVRKVYKKHLMVKLSPNVTSIQEIALAVEGVGADSVSLINTLMGMAVNVKTRKPVLSTVTGGLSGPCVKPVALRMVWQVAKVVKIPVVGLGGISCANDAIEFLLAGASAIQIGTANFIDPTVTIKVIDGINDYLDQNGFKSVKEIIGLI, from the coding sequence ATGGCAGATTTAAATATAAATATCAACGGCTTACCCCTGAAAAATCCCGTGTTGACAGCATCCGGAACTTTCGGGTATGGAACTGAATTCCAGGATTTTATTGATTTAGAACGTTTAGGTGGATTCATCGTGAAAGGAACAACGTTAAAACATCGTGAAGGAAACCCTTATCCCCGGATGGCCGAAACTCCTTCCGGAATGTTGAATGCCGTGGGATTACAGAATAAAGGTGTAGACTATTTCATCGAGCATATTTACCCGACGATAAAAGACATAAACAATAATATACTGGTGAATGTATCCGGTTCAACTATTTCCGATTATGTTGCCACGGCAGAAAAAATCAACGCTTTGGATCATATCCCGGCAATCGAACTGAATATTTCTTGTCCTAACGTGAAAGAAGGTGGTATGGCTTTCGGAACAAGTTGTGTTTCAGCGGCTGAGGTTGTCAAGGAAGTTCGGAAAGTCTACAAAAAACACTTGATGGTTAAATTATCTCCTAATGTCACGAGTATACAGGAAATTGCCTTGGCTGTGGAAGGAGTTGGTGCAGATTCTGTATCACTCATCAACACGTTGATGGGAATGGCTGTCAATGTAAAAACTCGAAAACCTGTATTGAGTACAGTTACAGGAGGATTGAGCGGTCCCTGCGTGAAACCTGTCGCACTTCGTATGGTTTGGCAAGTTGCCAAAGTCGTGAAAATTCCAGTAGTTGGTTTGGGGGGAATAAGTTGCGCCAATGACGCGATAGAATTCTTATTGGCCGGAGCCTCGGCCATACAGATCGGTACGGCAAACTTTATCGATCCGACAGTAACGATAAAAGTGATTGATGGAATTAACGATTACCTGGATCAGAACGGTTTTAAGTCTGTAAAGGAAATTATTGGCTTGATATAA
- a CDS encoding helix-turn-helix domain-containing protein encodes MQERLNQIIEKRGLTATKFAAMIGVNASTISHILAGRNKPGFDIINNIAKTFPDLNLTWLITGNGSMDNSPIQEEKNPVVTEPTLFDMEPTEKQNAPIMSDKNVKSEETRDPITSVRSLTKQTKKIKRIILFFEDGSFEDYEKE; translated from the coding sequence ATGCAAGAACGTTTGAATCAAATTATCGAGAAAAGAGGGTTGACCGCAACAAAGTTTGCCGCCATGATTGGAGTAAATGCCTCTACAATTTCCCATATTCTTGCAGGTAGGAATAAACCCGGTTTTGATATTATCAATAATATAGCTAAAACATTTCCGGATCTCAATCTGACTTGGTTAATCACAGGAAACGGATCAATGGATAATTCTCCTATACAAGAAGAAAAAAATCCGGTAGTAACCGAGCCTACGTTATTTGACATGGAACCGACGGAAAAACAAAATGCACCTATTATGTCCGATAAAAATGTAAAATCAGAAGAAACAAGAGATCCGATAACATCCGTCAGGTCTTTAACGAAACAGACAAAAAAAATAAAACGGATTATATTATTTTTTGAAGATGGCAGTTTTGAGGACTATGAGAAAGAATAA
- a CDS encoding aminopeptidase P family protein, giving the protein MNIPEKLIELRRIMDRENIAAYIISGTDPHNSEYLPAPWQQRKWISGFTGSYGTVVVTKNEAGLWTDTRYFIQAEKELDGSGIKLHKLRIPGAVDYPQWLTEVLESGTKVGIDGFCMSVSDVRNLKNALSPKNITIQEQIDLLGEMWFDRPALPVEKIIRLDTKYVGESAGERIGKIREFIRDNHGDAILFSCLDEIAWLYNIRCNDIAYNPVAISYAIVEKDKAHLFIKLDKISQEIAQQLAEDGIELHDYHHLFLFLDEQNKENTYFIDTNTCNYAVFNHLAKKFEVREIESPIPLLKAVKNTTELDGFRLACRKDGVALSKFYYWLENRLSQQPITELEAAEQLTRFRSQDKEYVSDSFGCISAYGPNAALPHYSATPEQQSEIHPKGLYLVDSGAQYMHGTTDITRTMPLGELTELEKEDYTLVLKGMIDLSMLYFPKGSKGCNIDIVARLPLYMNLRNFGHGTGHGVGYFLNVHEGPQSIRPDLKNQEMLPGMVTSNEPGLYREGLHGIRHENLIVCQPKAVNEFGEFYQFETITLCYFDTSVLLIQLLNQNEIDWLNAYNERVYQEVSPYLEEQERVWLRNKTKAI; this is encoded by the coding sequence ATGAATATACCAGAGAAATTAATCGAATTAAGACGCATTATGGATCGAGAAAATATTGCGGCTTATATCATATCCGGAACAGATCCTCACAATAGCGAATATCTTCCCGCTCCATGGCAACAGAGAAAATGGATTTCCGGTTTTACCGGGTCATATGGTACTGTTGTGGTCACGAAAAACGAGGCTGGATTGTGGACTGACACCCGCTATTTTATTCAAGCAGAGAAAGAATTGGACGGTTCCGGCATAAAACTCCATAAATTGCGTATTCCCGGTGCTGTCGATTATCCTCAATGGTTGACTGAAGTACTTGAATCTGGAACTAAAGTAGGAATTGATGGCTTTTGTATGTCTGTTAGTGATGTACGTAACCTGAAAAATGCATTAAGCCCTAAAAATATAACTATCCAGGAACAAATAGATTTGCTGGGAGAAATGTGGTTTGATCGTCCGGCTCTTCCCGTGGAGAAAATAATTCGTTTGGATACAAAATATGTCGGGGAATCTGCCGGAGAACGAATAGGTAAAATTCGAGAGTTTATACGCGATAATCATGGTGACGCCATATTATTCAGTTGTTTGGATGAAATTGCCTGGTTATATAATATTCGTTGTAACGATATTGCTTATAACCCGGTAGCCATTTCTTACGCCATTGTAGAAAAGGATAAAGCTCATTTATTCATCAAATTAGACAAGATTTCTCAAGAAATAGCACAACAATTGGCAGAAGATGGGATCGAGTTACATGATTACCATCATTTGTTCCTCTTTCTGGATGAACAGAATAAAGAAAACACGTATTTCATTGATACTAATACTTGCAACTATGCTGTTTTTAATCATCTGGCGAAAAAATTCGAGGTACGTGAAATCGAATCACCTATTCCCTTACTGAAGGCTGTAAAAAATACAACCGAGTTGGATGGATTTAGATTAGCTTGCCGGAAAGATGGAGTTGCGTTATCTAAATTCTATTATTGGCTGGAAAATAGATTATCACAACAACCTATAACAGAACTGGAAGCAGCAGAACAATTAACTCGGTTCCGCTCTCAGGATAAAGAATACGTGTCGGATAGTTTTGGGTGTATTTCTGCCTATGGTCCTAATGCAGCCCTACCACATTATTCCGCAACCCCGGAACAACAATCGGAAATACATCCCAAAGGATTATATCTCGTGGATTCCGGTGCTCAATATATGCACGGCACGACGGACATAACCCGTACGATGCCACTGGGAGAACTGACAGAATTGGAAAAAGAGGATTACACGCTTGTTTTAAAGGGTATGATTGATCTTAGTATGCTATATTTTCCGAAAGGATCGAAAGGATGTAACATTGATATAGTTGCCAGGTTGCCATTGTATATGAACCTTAGGAATTTTGGACATGGAACCGGACATGGTGTAGGATATTTTCTCAATGTACACGAGGGACCGCAATCTATTCGCCCGGATTTAAAGAATCAAGAAATGTTGCCGGGTATGGTAACCTCTAACGAACCGGGATTGTACCGGGAAGGTTTACATGGAATCCGTCACGAGAACTTGATCGTGTGCCAGCCCAAAGCGGTGAATGAATTTGGAGAATTCTATCAATTTGAAACAATAACTCTTTGTTATTTCGACACTTCAGTCCTATTAATTCAACTTTTAAATCAAAATGAAATCGATTGGTTAAATGCTTACAACGAACGGGTTTATCAAGAAGTATCTCCTTATCTTGAAGAACAGGAAAGGGTTTGGTTGCGAAATAAGACAAAAGCAATTTGA
- a CDS encoding RNA polymerase sigma factor — protein sequence MCNLDKIVDRCKKGDRKAGEQLYHMFSAKMFAVCIQYSKSREEAEDNLQDGFIKVLESIGQYKGKGSFEGWMKRIFINTALEKFRKNRSVQVVEEVPEVVDEDDVDDDMSIPPEVLFEFVNQLPEKYRLVFNLYVMEDMQHKEIAALLGISDGTSKSNLARAKEILKRKINAYLRDE from the coding sequence ATGTGTAATTTGGACAAAATAGTAGACCGATGCAAAAAGGGAGACAGAAAAGCGGGAGAACAACTTTACCATATGTTCTCGGCTAAAATGTTTGCCGTATGTATCCAATACTCCAAATCACGCGAAGAGGCGGAAGATAATTTGCAAGATGGTTTTATCAAAGTGTTGGAGTCCATTGGCCAATACAAGGGAAAAGGATCTTTCGAAGGTTGGATGAAACGCATTTTCATCAACACGGCGTTAGAGAAATTCAGAAAAAATCGATCCGTGCAAGTTGTCGAAGAAGTTCCGGAAGTGGTGGATGAAGATGATGTTGATGATGACATGAGCATACCTCCCGAGGTGCTGTTCGAGTTTGTCAATCAATTACCGGAGAAATACCGGCTGGTCTTCAACTTGTACGTCATGGAAGACATGCAACACAAGGAGATAGCAGCATTACTAGGTATATCCGACGGTACATCGAAATCTAACCTGGCACGGGCGAAAGAAATTTTGAAAAGGAAGATAAATGCATATTTGAGAGATGAGTGA
- a CDS encoding outer membrane beta-barrel protein, which yields MSEKIEKLFKNALEQVSVEPPARVWEGINSHFVMKQRRLRRIYTYSGIAAAVILLFGVGFFMQSKHTNIYTPTSVATLNSDINNQDNNKILAFTSTPHSIPEIKKKREEYTVEHLAPVPVSTSTLTSLENEQPEGNLKKTSVRAGFIPLVNQNAIENQRKYTELLDGKSITTVKTTNKVKSEDTKMFTVGGYVSPGYSSGSYKTSGTNARSAQYESSQMSGIFNVGGGLTFAVKPTKRISIETGLGYSRMGQKTDDAQVYVPRSDMVSYNANTHAYTPLGSVKNKANATVSSPETFVSLKTEQDEDGSIEQQFDAIEIPLIFRYHLNDNRVKFSVLGGFGASFMVRNHTYVNYNGKKEFMGEAEDIRTFNISTNIGFGIEYPLSKSIHIKVEPGFKYYLQSLSKSAEIDFKPYSFTFSTGIGINF from the coding sequence ATGAGTGAGAAGATTGAGAAATTATTTAAAAACGCTTTGGAACAAGTTTCCGTTGAACCTCCAGCACGAGTGTGGGAAGGAATAAACTCCCATTTCGTGATGAAACAAAGACGTCTAAGGCGAATTTACACGTATAGTGGTATTGCTGCAGCGGTAATATTATTGTTCGGCGTGGGATTTTTCATGCAAAGCAAACATACCAATATCTATACCCCGACATCTGTTGCCACTCTAAACTCAGACATTAACAATCAGGATAATAATAAGATACTAGCATTTACTTCCACCCCTCATTCAATACCAGAAATAAAGAAGAAAAGAGAAGAATATACCGTAGAGCATCTTGCTCCGGTTCCGGTTTCTACCTCCACTTTAACCAGTTTGGAGAACGAGCAGCCGGAAGGTAATTTGAAAAAAACATCCGTTCGTGCAGGGTTTATCCCTTTGGTAAATCAAAATGCGATAGAAAATCAACGTAAATACACGGAACTTTTGGATGGGAAAAGTATAACCACGGTAAAGACTACCAATAAAGTAAAATCAGAAGATACTAAAATGTTTACTGTAGGTGGATATGTCTCTCCCGGATATTCGTCCGGTAGCTATAAAACGAGTGGAACAAATGCCCGCTCCGCCCAGTATGAAAGTAGCCAGATGAGTGGTATTTTTAATGTAGGTGGAGGGTTGACTTTCGCCGTAAAACCGACTAAACGAATCTCAATAGAAACTGGTTTGGGGTATTCCCGTATGGGACAAAAGACGGATGATGCACAAGTGTATGTGCCTCGTTCCGATATGGTGTCATATAATGCTAACACTCATGCCTATACCCCACTTGGTAGCGTAAAAAACAAAGCCAATGCGACCGTTTCTTCTCCCGAAACCTTTGTTTCGTTAAAAACAGAACAGGATGAAGACGGAAGCATCGAGCAGCAATTCGATGCTATCGAGATTCCTTTAATTTTCCGTTATCATTTGAATGATAATAGAGTAAAATTTAGTGTGTTAGGTGGGTTTGGTGCCAGTTTTATGGTACGTAACCATACTTACGTGAATTACAATGGGAAGAAAGAATTTATGGGAGAAGCCGAGGACATCAGAACGTTTAATATCAGTACGAATATCGGTTTCGGTATCGAGTATCCCCTTTCAAAATCAATCCACATAAAAGTGGAGCCCGGATTCAAATATTATTTACAATCCTTGAGTAAGAGTGCAGAAATTGATTTTAAACCTTACTCGTTCACGTTCTCCACTGGAATCGGAATTAATTTCTAA
- the purH gene encoding bifunctional phosphoribosylaminoimidazolecarboxamide formyltransferase/IMP cyclohydrolase: MRTKRALISVFDKSGIVDFAKSLNSMGWEIISTGGTSKKLKEEGLQVKDISDLTQFPECFDGRVKTLHPNVEGGILAIRDNEKHKQQMAELGIEPIDMVVCNLYPFKETILKAGVSHEEIIENIDIGGPTMIRAAAKNYPFVTVITDPEDYTKVIEEIQAHGDTSLETKELLAAKVFIHTSHYDALIANYFSKRLNIQSPKTLTLTFEKKQDLRYGENPHQSATFYTQIQETEGTLTGAIQLHGKELSYNNIGDTDGALETLKEFEEPTVVAAKHANPCGVGSAATLAEAFKKAYEADPVSIFGGIIAVNREVDKATAEVMSPIFLEVIVAPSFSEEALAILTKKKNLRLLQVSNISKRDYTSPKAKTVLGGLLIQDMDQQLLDGELKYVTNRRPSEKELEDLLFAWKVVKHTKSNAIAIAKDKCTTGVGPGQVSRIWALENAIRQGGERIAGSVMASDAFFPFADCVEAAHKAGITAIIQPGGSIHDQDSIDAANKYNIAMIFTGMRHFKH; the protein is encoded by the coding sequence ATGAGAACGAAAAGAGCATTAATCAGTGTATTTGACAAAAGTGGGATTGTTGATTTTGCTAAATCGCTAAATTCTATGGGTTGGGAGATTATTTCTACTGGGGGAACCTCTAAGAAATTGAAAGAAGAGGGACTACAGGTGAAAGATATTTCAGATTTAACCCAATTCCCCGAGTGTTTTGACGGAAGAGTGAAAACCCTTCACCCGAATGTTGAGGGAGGTATCTTAGCGATACGAGACAACGAGAAACATAAGCAACAGATGGCCGAACTTGGGATAGAACCTATTGATATGGTCGTTTGTAATCTATATCCTTTCAAGGAAACCATTCTTAAAGCAGGAGTTTCACACGAAGAAATTATCGAGAATATCGATATTGGCGGACCGACTATGATTCGGGCGGCAGCGAAGAATTATCCTTTCGTGACGGTGATTACAGATCCGGAAGATTACACGAAAGTAATCGAGGAAATTCAAGCTCATGGAGATACTTCACTTGAAACCAAAGAGCTATTAGCAGCTAAAGTGTTTATTCATACTTCACACTATGATGCTCTAATAGCCAACTATTTCTCTAAACGATTGAATATTCAATCACCGAAGACCTTGACCTTAACGTTCGAAAAGAAACAAGATCTTCGTTATGGAGAAAATCCACACCAGTCAGCTACTTTCTATACCCAAATTCAGGAGACGGAGGGTACGTTGACCGGGGCGATTCAGTTACATGGAAAAGAATTATCTTATAATAATATCGGTGACACCGACGGGGCTTTAGAAACCTTGAAAGAGTTCGAAGAACCGACAGTTGTAGCTGCAAAACACGCCAATCCTTGTGGTGTTGGTAGTGCCGCTACTCTTGCTGAGGCCTTCAAGAAAGCTTACGAGGCGGATCCTGTTTCTATTTTTGGTGGAATCATTGCGGTAAACCGGGAAGTAGATAAGGCAACGGCAGAAGTCATGTCCCCTATTTTCTTGGAAGTGATTGTAGCTCCTTCTTTCTCGGAAGAAGCTTTAGCAATTCTTACCAAAAAGAAAAATCTGAGATTATTACAAGTATCAAATATTAGTAAAAGAGATTATACTTCTCCCAAAGCAAAAACCGTATTGGGAGGTCTGTTGATTCAAGATATGGACCAACAGTTGCTTGATGGTGAATTGAAATACGTTACAAATCGTCGTCCTTCGGAAAAAGAACTGGAAGACTTGTTGTTTGCATGGAAAGTTGTCAAGCATACTAAATCTAATGCAATTGCGATTGCAAAAGACAAATGCACCACGGGAGTTGGTCCGGGACAAGTAAGTCGAATCTGGGCATTGGAAAATGCCATTCGTCAAGGCGGGGAGCGAATTGCGGGGAGCGTGATGGCATCCGATGCCTTCTTCCCTTTCGCTGATTGTGTTGAGGCTGCCCACAAAGCCGGCATCACCGCGATCATTCAACCGGGCGGATCTATCCATGATCAGGATTCGATTGATGCGGCCAACAAGTATAATATTGCGATGATTTTTACTGGAATGAGACACTTCAAACATTAA